From Ureaplasma urealyticum serovar 8 str. ATCC 27618:
TAAGTCTCAAATGTAGAAGATACTAATGAATTTAAGTGGTCTTAAAATTGTAACAACACGATAAATAATTAAAAAGATCGGTAAAGTAATAATCATACTTTCAAATGGCGCTAAAGGTTTAACATTATGTTTTTGATATAACTCTTTTGTTTCCATTTGTTTCTTTTGGCGTGATTGCATGTCTTTTGCGTCTTTATATTTAGCATTGATTTCAGCAATTTTACCTTGAATTTCAGAGATTCGCTCCGTTTGAATTGTAGCACGTGCTGAAATTAACATTGTAATTACACGAATAATTAATAAAATGATAATCAATCCTAAAATAGCATTTAAACCAGCTGGTCAATCTCTTGTTGCATACATAAAATGTAATAAAATTTGTGCGATTGGCCATACGAATAAAGCATAGAAAGGTCCATAATCAAACGAGAAGTCTGACATTGGATATCAAGGTCCTGTCCCTGAATAAATTAAATCAAATCGAATGTCATTAGCGCCAAGAATAGGATCTACGTGAAATCCTAATTCAAAACCATTACCGACAACAGTAGAGTTAATTGTTCAATGATTAGCCATATTTTGAAAGCAACCATATAAACCAATACCCAAGAAGAACGTATAAACAATAACTTTAAAAACTTTTAATAAAATGTTTAAAATCTTTTTCCTACGTTCTTTTTTTGTTGAATTCGCATTTGATGCGCCAGCAAAATGTGAAACAGAAATTCGCATTCTATTCATTAGATTTTGTTTATCAACCGATGACATTTATACCTCCTTTTTAAAATTATTTATTAATTTTATTTTGTTTATGCTTACTAATAATTGTTTGAAGAATTTTTTTAATATTATCACAATTTAAAACAAAAGAACCATCAATAAACGATGGTTTCACTAAGACTACAATATCATAACTTTCAACTAGAACATTAGCAGCAATAAATCATGCTTTAATTAGGCGTCGGATTCGATTGCGTTGCGTTGCTAATTTAAATTTTTTTTTAGAAATGCTTATAGCTAAGCGAACTTTTTTTAGATTGGTCTCACAAAAATAAACTACAATGTGATTAGAATGAATTTTTTGTTGTTTTTTAATTATATTAAGTATATCTTCATTTCTTTTTAGACTAATAAAATTAGCCATAAAAATTATTTTTCACCAGAAACTGTTAGACTATGACGCCCTTTAAGTCTTCTTCTAGCTAAAACATTACGTCCATTTTTAGTTTTCATACGTGCACGAAAACCATGCACTTTTGCTCTTTTACGATTATTTGGTTGAAACGTTCTTTTCATAAATCCACCGCCCTCTTACTTTTTGAAAAC
This genomic window contains:
- the yidC gene encoding membrane protein insertase YidC encodes the protein MSSVDKQNLMNRMRISVSHFAGASNANSTKKERRKKILNILLKVFKVIVYTFFLGIGLYGCFQNMANHWTINSTVVGNGFELGFHVDPILGANDIRFDLIYSGTGPWYPMSDFSFDYGPFYALFVWPIAQILLHFMYATRDWPAGLNAILGLIIILLIIRVITMLISARATIQTERISEIQGKIAEINAKYKDAKDMQSRQKKQMETKELYQKHNVKPLAPFESMIITLPIFLIIYRVVTILRPLKFISIFYIWDLSATPISEIFSNFTTSGWPYIFFLLIIIPVQILSQKIPQLLAKKRNRSATTVGAKNKQQLKRVRMTQNIIAIVLAVVVAISASGIGLYWFFNAIFTILQSYIIHVIIMKRRSNSATRIESKLAKLGIS
- the rnpA gene encoding ribonuclease P protein component; translation: MANFISLKRNEDILNIIKKQQKIHSNHIVVYFCETNLKKVRLAISISKKKFKLATQRNRIRRLIKAWFIAANVLVESYDIVVLVKPSFIDGSFVLNCDNIKKILQTIISKHKQNKINK
- the rpmH gene encoding 50S ribosomal protein L34, with protein sequence MKRTFQPNNRKRAKVHGFRARMKTKNGRNVLARRRLKGRHSLTVSGEK